A window from Choristoneura fumiferana chromosome 22, NRCan_CFum_1, whole genome shotgun sequence encodes these proteins:
- the LOC141440489 gene encoding phenoloxidase-activating enzyme-like isoform X1 — MSAQPSDPASGCCGLDGLGPKIVGGTEAGIDQYPWLALIEYEREHQIKLLCVGALISGRYVLTAAHCVVGPAMIKNIPKNVRLGEYDTEKATDCVEFEGGDEGDKECTLGPVIIPIEHIITHPDYKVYARNFRNDIALLRLASIPEYTEFVRPICLPTVDSTASFQGSERLYTAGWGDLSNTNSHTNIKQHEKLLFNTLEDCQQAYNFPMRRVELWDHQMCAGGEAGKDACRGDSGGPLMHYHQMNNTKSHFEVIGIVSFGVRPCGTGNVPGVYTKVFDYLPWIHSNIQP, encoded by the exons ATGAGCGCCCAACCGTCAGATCCCGCAAGCGGTTGCTGTGGCCTTGATGGTCTAGGACCCAAAATTGTTG GTGGTACAGAAGCTGGGATCGATCAGTATCCATGGCTGGCGCTCATAGAATATGAAAGGGAACATCAGATAAAGCTACTTTGCGTAGGCGCGCTGATCAGTGGGCGCTATGTCCTGACTGCAGCTCACTGCGTGGTGGGTCCAGCAATGATTAAGAACATCCC aaaaaacgTCCGTCTTGGGGAATACGATACTGAAAAGGCAACAGACTGTGTTGAGTTTGAGGGTGGTGACGAGGGTGACAAGGAGTGCACCTTGGGCCCCGTTATCATTCCAATTGAACATATCATCACACATCCAGATTACAAAGTATATGCTCGGAACTTTCGGAACGACATTGCGTTATTAAGATTGGCTTCCATACCTGAGTACACAG AGTTCGTCCGGCCGATATGTCTACCCACCGTAGACAGCACAGCGAGCTTTCAGGGGAGCGAGCGGCTGTATACTGCAGGATGGGGCGATCTCAGCAACACGAACTCTCACACTAACATCAAACAACACGAAAAGCTGCTATTTAATACATTGGAG GACTGTCAACAAGCCTACAATTTCCCGATGCGTCGAGTAGAGCTCTGGGACCACCAGATGTGCGCAGGTGGCGAGGCTGGCAAGGACGCCTGCAGGGGTGACTCCGGAGGACCTTTGATGCACTACCACCAGATGAATAACACCAAGTCCCATTTCGAGGTGATAGGCATAGTCAGCTTTGGTGTTCGGCCGTGCGGCACGGGGAACGTTCCCGGCGTATACACTAAAGTGTTCGACTATTTACCATGGATTCATAGCAATATTCAGCCTTGA